Proteins encoded in a region of the Nocardia asteroides genome:
- a CDS encoding methyltransferase type 11: protein MRAHQDAASLALEPTDKALRCGRGHSFDIARQGYVSLLTGASTKMTGDTAAMLDARAAFQSEGHFAPIADAVTRAVTTRRSGGAVLEVGAGTGYYLAKALDASPPALGIGLDVAKPAVRRCARAHPRAAAILADAWRGLPIRDGALTGVLSVFAPRNPGEIARVLADEGRFVVATPTERHLGELIGPLDMVRVDPDKDRRLDAAMAGHFEPVEQTLIEYPMTLARTDVAHVVGMGPSAHHAAAGEARLARLPESVEVTASVVVGTYRRVA, encoded by the coding sequence ATACGGGCGCACCAGGACGCCGCGTCGCTCGCGCTCGAGCCCACCGACAAGGCGCTGCGCTGCGGTCGCGGGCACAGCTTCGACATCGCCAGGCAGGGCTACGTCAGCCTGCTGACCGGTGCTTCGACCAAGATGACCGGGGACACCGCCGCCATGCTCGACGCGCGTGCCGCCTTCCAAAGCGAGGGACACTTCGCGCCGATCGCCGACGCGGTCACACGAGCCGTCACGACGCGCCGGAGCGGCGGCGCGGTGCTCGAAGTCGGCGCGGGCACCGGTTACTACCTGGCCAAGGCGCTCGACGCGTCTCCCCCTGCCCTCGGCATCGGGCTGGACGTGGCCAAGCCGGCCGTCCGGCGGTGCGCGCGCGCCCACCCGCGCGCCGCGGCGATACTGGCCGACGCCTGGCGTGGGTTGCCGATCCGCGACGGCGCGCTCACCGGCGTGCTCTCGGTTTTCGCACCGCGTAATCCCGGCGAGATCGCCAGGGTGCTCGCCGACGAGGGCCGCTTCGTCGTCGCCACACCCACCGAACGCCATCTCGGCGAGCTGATCGGACCGCTGGACATGGTCCGAGTGGACCCCGACAAGGACCGCAGGCTCGACGCCGCGATGGCGGGGCATTTCGAGCCGGTCGAACAGACGCTTATCGAGTATCCGATGACGCTCGCCAGGACCGACGTCGCGCACGTGGTGGGCATGGGGCCGTCCGCACACCACGCCGCCGCCGGGGAGGCGCGTCTGGCGCGGTTGCCGGAGTCCGTCGAGGTCACCGCGTCGGTCGTCGTCGGCACCTACCGCCGGGTGGCCTGA
- a CDS encoding lytic murein transglycosylase, giving the protein MGRHRKQSPATVRRSSVIALTGLVPAGLVSVTAASEVGDAAPVAAAVHTPESEPDTLSAGPQAAADLMAGAEFAAHAMAKAAPTATPVVKTVALPGGRQPAAMATGPLGVPGVAVAAYQNAERVLAAENPVCGMPWSLLAGIGRVESTHAFGGKADAEGNPLSPVYGPVLDGSLYGNHVIRDTDDGALDGLDGYDRAIGPMQFLPETWKRYAADGSGDGIADPQNLFDAALTAGKYLCDGGLNMRDMAQQTKAILRYNHSMAYVANVMAWETSYNTGVAPRPRDLPKI; this is encoded by the coding sequence GTGGGGCGTCATCGCAAACAATCGCCTGCCACCGTCAGACGGAGTTCCGTCATCGCACTGACCGGCTTGGTTCCCGCCGGGCTCGTATCCGTCACGGCCGCCTCCGAGGTCGGCGACGCCGCACCCGTCGCGGCGGCGGTGCATACACCCGAAAGCGAACCGGATACTCTGAGCGCCGGCCCGCAGGCGGCCGCGGACTTGATGGCCGGGGCTGAATTCGCCGCTCACGCCATGGCGAAGGCCGCGCCTACCGCCACGCCCGTGGTGAAAACCGTTGCGCTGCCGGGCGGTCGGCAACCCGCCGCGATGGCGACCGGGCCGCTGGGCGTCCCCGGTGTGGCCGTCGCGGCCTATCAGAACGCGGAACGGGTCCTGGCGGCCGAGAATCCGGTGTGCGGCATGCCGTGGTCGCTGCTGGCCGGTATCGGCCGGGTCGAGTCCACCCACGCGTTCGGCGGCAAGGCCGACGCCGAGGGCAACCCGCTGAGCCCCGTCTACGGCCCGGTGCTGGATGGTTCGCTCTACGGCAACCACGTCATCCGCGACACCGACGACGGCGCGTTGGACGGCCTGGACGGATACGACCGCGCCATCGGCCCCATGCAGTTCCTGCCCGAAACCTGGAAGCGCTACGCGGCCGACGGCAGCGGCGACGGCATCGCCGACCCGCAGAACCTCTTCGACGCCGCCCTGACCGCCGGGAAGTACCTGTGCGACGGCGGCTTGAACATGCGTGACATGGCCCAGCAGACCAAGGCGATCCTGCGCTACAACCACTCCATGGCGTACGTCGCGAACGTCATGGCGTGGGAAACTTCCTACAACACGGGGGTCGCACCCCGGCCCCGTGACCTGCCCAAAATTTGA
- a CDS encoding DUF1003 domain-containing protein, which translates to MTENDPGGRLGPSRARQRLETPVEGRFRFEWDAEALARSSERVARFLGTGRYLAVQTILVLVWILLNVFVVALRWDPYPFILLNLAFSTQAAYAAPLILLAQNRQDNRDRVALEEDRMRAAQTKADTEFLARELAALRIAVGEVATRDYLRRELEELKGILDRIESAESPAHEIESSGKGGRKKSSGRKPAPAPIPPSVTSDQPEIPNNDLTGG; encoded by the coding sequence ATGACCGAGAACGACCCGGGCGGGCGGCTCGGTCCCAGCAGGGCGCGCCAGCGTCTGGAGACGCCGGTGGAAGGCCGGTTCCGGTTCGAGTGGGACGCCGAGGCATTGGCCCGCAGCAGTGAGCGGGTGGCGCGATTCCTGGGCACCGGGCGGTACCTGGCGGTCCAGACGATCCTGGTGCTGGTCTGGATCCTGTTGAACGTCTTCGTGGTCGCGCTGCGCTGGGACCCGTACCCGTTCATCCTGCTGAACCTGGCCTTTTCCACCCAGGCCGCCTACGCGGCGCCACTGATCCTGCTCGCGCAGAACCGGCAGGACAACCGGGACCGGGTCGCCCTGGAGGAGGACCGGATGCGGGCCGCTCAAACCAAGGCGGACACCGAGTTTCTGGCCCGCGAACTGGCGGCATTACGCATCGCGGTCGGTGAAGTGGCCACCCGAGATTACCTGCGCCGGGAATTGGAAGAGCTGAAAGGGATTCTGGACCGGATCGAGTCCGCCGAATCCCCGGCTCACGAGATCGAAAGCTCCGGAAAGGGCGGCCGCAAAAAAAGCTCCGGCAGAAAGCCCGCTCCAGCACCTATTCCCCCTTCGGTAACCAGTGATCAACCGGAAATACCGAACAACGACCTGACTGGTGGGTAA
- the glgA gene encoding glycogen synthase: MSVAMLTREYPPEVYGGAGVHVTQLTAHLRHLCEVTVHCMGVDRADAVVHQPDPSLYGANAALQMMSAQLRMADAVGEVDVVHSHTWYSGLAGHLAAALSGVPHVLTAHSLEPRRPWKAEQLGGGYRLSSWSERNAVEHADAVIAVSEGMRRDVLDAYPAVDPDRVHVVHNGIDGSIWHPGPVAAGEPSVLAELGVRTDLPIAAFVGRITRQKGVGHLLAAARGFDPDIQLVLCAGAPDTPELAQEVTAAVQELRQRRGNVFWIREMLPTERIRQILAAASVFVCPSVYEPLGIVNLEAMACATAVVASDVGGIPEVVDSRNGRLVHYDAGAAEDYERALAAAVNEVAGDRALAARLGAAGRERAISEFDWSRIAARTVAVYDAVRKG, encoded by the coding sequence CTGAGCGTCGCGATGCTGACCCGCGAATACCCGCCGGAAGTGTACGGCGGGGCGGGGGTGCACGTCACGCAACTGACGGCGCATTTGCGTCATCTGTGCGAGGTGACCGTGCACTGCATGGGCGTGGATCGCGCGGACGCCGTGGTGCATCAACCGGACCCGTCGCTCTACGGCGCCAACGCCGCGCTGCAGATGATGTCCGCCCAGCTTCGGATGGCCGACGCCGTCGGCGAAGTGGACGTGGTGCACTCGCACACCTGGTACAGCGGTTTGGCCGGGCATCTGGCCGCGGCCCTCTCCGGCGTCCCGCATGTGCTGACCGCGCACTCGCTGGAGCCGCGCAGGCCGTGGAAAGCCGAGCAGCTCGGCGGCGGCTACCGGCTCTCCTCGTGGTCGGAACGCAACGCCGTCGAGCACGCCGACGCGGTCATCGCCGTGAGCGAAGGCATGCGCCGCGACGTGCTCGACGCCTATCCGGCGGTCGATCCGGACCGGGTCCACGTGGTTCACAACGGCATCGACGGGTCGATCTGGCATCCGGGTCCGGTAGCCGCCGGCGAGCCGTCGGTGCTCGCCGAGCTCGGCGTGCGGACCGACCTTCCGATCGCCGCCTTCGTCGGTCGCATCACGCGCCAGAAGGGGGTCGGTCACCTGCTGGCCGCCGCCCGCGGTTTCGACCCCGACATCCAGCTCGTGTTGTGCGCAGGCGCGCCGGACACGCCCGAATTGGCGCAGGAGGTCACCGCGGCGGTCCAGGAACTGCGGCAGCGGCGCGGCAACGTGTTCTGGATACGGGAGATGCTGCCGACCGAGCGGATCCGGCAGATCCTCGCCGCCGCGTCGGTGTTCGTGTGCCCGTCGGTGTACGAGCCGCTGGGCATCGTGAACCTGGAGGCGATGGCCTGCGCGACCGCGGTCGTCGCCTCCGACGTGGGCGGCATCCCCGAGGTGGTCGACAGCCGCAACGGACGCCTGGTGCACTACGACGCGGGCGCCGCCGAGGACTACGAGCGGGCGCTGGCGGCCGCCGTGAACGAGGTGGCCGGCGACCGGGCACTGGCCGCGCGATTGGGCGCGGCGGGCCGGGAACGAGCCATCTCCGAATTCGACTGGTCCCGGATAGCGGCCCGCACGGTCGCGGTCTACGACGCGGTCAGGAAAGGCTGA
- a CDS encoding DivIVA domain-containing protein — protein MLTMLLYVLIVGLVAAVLFLLASAVFGRSEELGPLPEETTATVLPVEGITGADVRALRFQQVVRGYKAAEVDWALARLAARIDELQHQLAEAQAARWQTPIAPETK, from the coding sequence ATGCTCACCATGCTGTTGTACGTGCTGATCGTCGGCTTGGTCGCGGCGGTGCTGTTCCTGCTCGCCAGTGCGGTGTTCGGGCGGTCCGAGGAGCTGGGCCCGCTGCCGGAGGAGACGACGGCCACGGTGTTGCCGGTGGAAGGGATCACCGGGGCGGACGTGCGCGCGTTGCGCTTCCAGCAGGTGGTGCGCGGCTACAAGGCCGCGGAGGTGGATTGGGCGCTGGCCAGGCTGGCCGCGCGGATCGATGAGCTCCAGCATCAGCTGGCCGAGGCGCAGGCCGCGCGGTGGCAGACGCCGATCGCGCCGGAGACGAAATGA
- a CDS encoding Mrp/NBP35 family ATP-binding protein encodes MPVVTESDVRGALAKVDDPEIRKPITELGMVKSVVIGAASDVHVEIYLTTAGCPLRTEITQRVSKAVADVPGVGAISVDLDVMNDEQRTALRKQLRGDAADPVIPFAQPGSLTRVYAVASGKGGVGKSSVTVNLAAAMASRGLSVGVLDADIYGHSIPRMLGTDARPTQVERMIMPPIAHDVKMISIAQFTQGNTPVVWRGPMLHRALQQFLADVFWGDLDILLLDLPPGTGDVAISIAQLIPGAEILVVTTPQPAAAEVAERAGAIALQTRQRIAGVVENMSWLDLPDGTRMDLYGSGGGQAVADRLTRAVGATVPLLGQIPIEQALRESGDEGTPIVLRDPENPAAKALLEVADKLAVRRRGLAGMSLGIDTTRHGG; translated from the coding sequence ATGCCAGTGGTTACGGAATCGGATGTGCGGGGAGCCCTCGCGAAGGTCGACGACCCGGAGATCCGCAAGCCGATCACCGAGCTGGGCATGGTGAAGAGCGTTGTGATCGGCGCCGCCAGCGATGTCCACGTGGAGATCTACTTGACGACGGCGGGTTGCCCTCTGCGCACCGAGATCACGCAGCGGGTCAGCAAGGCCGTCGCGGATGTCCCGGGCGTGGGCGCGATCAGCGTCGACCTCGACGTGATGAACGACGAGCAGCGCACCGCACTGCGCAAGCAGTTGCGCGGTGACGCGGCCGATCCGGTCATCCCGTTCGCCCAGCCCGGCTCGCTGACCCGCGTCTACGCGGTCGCCTCCGGAAAGGGCGGCGTCGGCAAGTCCAGCGTCACGGTGAACCTGGCCGCCGCCATGGCCTCGCGCGGCCTCTCGGTCGGCGTGCTGGACGCGGACATCTACGGGCATTCCATCCCGCGCATGCTCGGCACCGACGCCCGCCCCACCCAGGTCGAGCGGATGATCATGCCGCCGATCGCGCACGACGTGAAGATGATCTCGATCGCGCAATTCACCCAGGGCAACACGCCGGTGGTGTGGCGCGGTCCGATGCTGCACCGGGCGCTGCAACAGTTCCTCGCCGACGTCTTCTGGGGCGACCTCGACATCCTGCTGCTCGATCTGCCCCCGGGCACCGGCGACGTCGCCATCTCCATCGCCCAGCTGATTCCGGGGGCGGAGATCCTGGTCGTCACCACCCCGCAGCCGGCCGCCGCGGAGGTGGCCGAGCGGGCCGGCGCGATCGCGTTGCAGACCAGGCAGCGCATCGCGGGCGTGGTGGAGAACATGTCCTGGCTCGACCTGCCCGACGGAACCCGGATGGACCTGTACGGCTCCGGTGGCGGGCAGGCCGTCGCCGATCGGCTCACCCGCGCCGTGGGCGCGACGGTGCCGCTGCTCGGTCAGATTCCCATCGAACAGGCACTGCGCGAGTCAGGCGACGAAGGCACCCCCATCGTGCTGCGTGATCCGGAGAACCCGGCCGCCAAGGCTCTGCTGGAGGTCGCCGACAAACTCGCTGTCCGTCGCCGCGGTCTCGCGGGGATGTCCCTGGGCATCGACACCACCCGACACGGTGGTTGA
- a CDS encoding DNA-3-methyladenine glycosylase I, whose product MTALADDGLIRCAWPLESPLYRDYHDYEWGKPLHGDDALFERLCLEAFQSGLSWLTILRKRPAFRAAFADFSIERVAEFGDDDVARLMADAGIVRNRLKIDAAIANARVARDLEVSLDELLWSFAPPPRPRPRSGADVPATTPESTALAKELKRRGFRFVGPTTAYALMQATGMVDDHVADCWVGSDRSGTGRPVTF is encoded by the coding sequence ATGACCGCCCTCGCCGACGACGGGCTGATTCGCTGCGCTTGGCCGCTGGAATCTCCGCTCTATCGGGACTACCACGACTACGAATGGGGCAAGCCGCTGCACGGTGACGACGCCTTGTTCGAGCGGCTCTGCTTGGAGGCGTTCCAATCCGGTCTGTCCTGGCTGACCATCCTGCGGAAACGCCCGGCCTTCCGCGCCGCGTTCGCCGATTTCTCGATCGAGCGCGTCGCGGAGTTCGGTGACGACGACGTCGCCAGGCTGATGGCCGACGCCGGCATAGTCCGCAACCGTCTCAAGATCGACGCGGCCATCGCCAACGCCCGGGTTGCCAGGGATCTCGAGGTGAGCCTGGACGAGCTGCTCTGGTCGTTCGCCCCGCCGCCGCGCCCGCGCCCGCGCTCCGGCGCCGATGTGCCCGCGACCACACCCGAATCCACAGCCCTGGCAAAAGAATTGAAACGGCGCGGATTCCGATTCGTCGGACCCACCACCGCGTATGCCTTGATGCAGGCGACCGGAATGGTCGATGACCACGTGGCCGATTGCTGGGTGGGCAGCGACCGGTCCGGCACAGGCCGACCGGTCACTTTTTGA
- a CDS encoding CoA ester lyase translates to MKLRRSVLACPGSNPKMIEKTKTLPVDEVFLDLEDAVAPVAKAQARANIVAALNDSGWGAQLRVVRVNDWTTEWTYADVISVVEGAGAALDAILLPKVTDAGQVRALDLLLTQLEKACGLEVGRIGIEPQIENALGLRNIDAIATAASRVQTLVFGPADFMASINMRTLVVGEQPEGYDTGDAYHHILMTILLAARAHGLQAIDGPYLQIRDVEGFRRAAARTAALGFDGKWVLHPGQIEAANEIFSPRQSDYDRAEEILDAYAFHTSAAGGARGAVMLGDEMIDEASAKMAQVIAEKGRAAGMTRTTRFTPPRVASE, encoded by the coding sequence ATGAAGCTGCGCCGTTCGGTGCTCGCCTGTCCGGGCAGCAACCCGAAGATGATCGAGAAGACCAAGACGTTGCCCGTCGACGAGGTGTTTCTCGATCTGGAGGACGCGGTCGCGCCGGTCGCGAAGGCGCAGGCGCGGGCGAACATCGTCGCGGCGCTCAACGACTCCGGGTGGGGAGCGCAGCTGCGCGTGGTCCGGGTGAACGACTGGACCACCGAATGGACCTACGCCGACGTCATTTCCGTGGTCGAGGGCGCGGGCGCGGCGCTGGACGCGATCCTGCTGCCCAAGGTGACCGACGCGGGTCAGGTGCGCGCGCTGGACCTGCTGCTGACCCAGCTGGAGAAGGCCTGCGGCCTGGAGGTCGGCCGGATCGGTATCGAGCCGCAGATCGAGAACGCGCTGGGGCTGCGCAACATCGACGCGATCGCCACCGCCGCCTCCCGGGTGCAGACCCTGGTCTTCGGCCCGGCCGACTTCATGGCCAGCATCAACATGCGCACCCTCGTGGTCGGCGAGCAACCGGAGGGCTACGACACCGGCGACGCCTATCACCACATCCTGATGACCATCCTGCTCGCCGCCCGTGCCCACGGCCTGCAGGCGATCGACGGCCCGTACCTCCAGATCCGGGACGTGGAAGGCTTCCGGCGGGCCGCCGCGCGCACGGCCGCGCTCGGGTTCGACGGCAAGTGGGTGCTGCACCCCGGGCAGATCGAGGCGGCGAACGAGATCTTCAGCCCGCGCCAATCGGACTACGACCGGGCCGAGGAGATCCTGGACGCCTACGCCTTCCACACCTCCGCGGCGGGTGGCGCGCGCGGCGCGGTGATGCTCGGCGACGAGATGATCGATGAGGCCAGTGCCAAGATGGCCCAGGTGATCGCGGAGAAGGGTCGCGCCGCCGGAATGACGCGCACCACGCGTTTCACACCACCGCGGGTTGCGTCGGAATAG
- a CDS encoding DUF3117 domain-containing protein, with amino-acid sequence MAAMKPRTGDGPLEATKEGRGIVMRVPLEGGGRLVVELTPDEAAALGDELKSVTS; translated from the coding sequence ATGGCGGCCATGAAGCCCCGCACCGGGGATGGTCCCCTCGAGGCAACCAAAGAAGGGCGTGGAATCGTTATGCGGGTTCCACTCGAGGGTGGCGGGCGTCTGGTCGTCGAGCTCACGCCGGACGAGGCAGCGGCGCTCGGTGACGAACTGAAGAGCGTCACGAGCTGA
- a CDS encoding magnesium transporter: MTNPLGNSSRARQGLPTPPSGWPVGSYPTYGEAQKAVDYLADNQFPVQDVTIVGVDLMQVERVLYRLTWGKVIGGGVVSGAWLGLFLGLLLSLFTTSGAFGPLLVGLVGGIIFGVISTSIPYAATKGQRDFASTMQLVAGRYDVLCDPKSAEQARDMLARLAI, encoded by the coding sequence ATGACGAATCCCTTGGGGAACTCGAGCCGTGCGCGGCAGGGCCTCCCGACGCCCCCTTCGGGCTGGCCGGTCGGCTCCTACCCGACCTATGGCGAGGCGCAGAAGGCGGTCGACTATCTGGCCGACAACCAGTTCCCGGTGCAGGATGTGACCATCGTCGGCGTCGACTTGATGCAGGTCGAGCGGGTGCTGTATCGGCTGACCTGGGGCAAGGTGATCGGCGGCGGCGTGGTGTCGGGCGCCTGGCTCGGCCTGTTCCTGGGTCTGCTGCTGAGCCTGTTCACCACCAGTGGCGCGTTCGGCCCACTGCTCGTCGGCCTGGTCGGCGGCATCATCTTCGGCGTCATCTCGACCTCGATCCCGTACGCGGCGACCAAGGGTCAGCGCGATTTCGCGTCCACCATGCAGTTGGTGGCCGGCCGCTACGACGTGCTGTGCGATCCGAAGTCGGCCGAACAGGCGCGGGATATGCTCGCGCGGCTGGCGATCTGA
- a CDS encoding lytic transglycosylase — protein MRVSAPITVSALVVAGVVVSGSGVQSPVGVSAPRAPEVLAAASGGGVAGGSSGVVGWLPVSVEGPRRLRAVTPGVAPFAGVVPLQELSLPRVGGALGIPEVVLAAYRNAELALASSAPGCGLSWSLLAGIGRIESGHARGGRTDAAGTTVSPIFGPALDGSLPGNEVIRAGDGGFVRAVGPMQFLPGTWGLYGADGNGDGVSDPHNVFDAALAAGKYLCSGGMDLRDGSQELRAVLRYNNSMAYAANVLSWSAAYRTGGSPQQVRISPDVVAPGTLPSVGPGSEMAAVTTTAPRVGESPRAVVPVPRPPVPMQVMITIPGLPPIPCGIFCPPAPPVNPCAAQPIPAPMPFPDLPGTARVPLAPGQPYGGVPAAPRDPGDPAGMGRPADAGIPGQPGAPDQQAAGCAQPETTLATAEPTPAPGGLPAPDDAHRGDPEPAVTTPPAAEPEPEPAPEAAPVPPPPPGITLPFGIVIPLPVPPAAPQQ, from the coding sequence ATGCGTGTATCTGCTCCGATAACGGTGTCGGCTTTGGTTGTTGCTGGTGTGGTGGTGAGTGGTTCGGGGGTGCAGTCGCCGGTGGGGGTGTCGGCGCCGCGGGCGCCGGAGGTGTTGGCGGCGGCGTCGGGTGGGGGTGTGGCGGGTGGGTCGTCGGGGGTGGTGGGGTGGTTGCCGGTGTCGGTGGAGGGGCCGCGGCGGTTGCGGGCGGTGACGCCGGGGGTGGCGCCGTTCGCGGGTGTGGTGCCGTTGCAGGAGCTTTCGTTGCCGAGGGTGGGGGGTGCGTTGGGGATTCCGGAGGTGGTGTTGGCGGCGTATCGGAATGCGGAGTTGGCGTTGGCGTCTTCGGCGCCGGGGTGTGGGTTGTCGTGGAGTTTGCTGGCGGGGATCGGGCGGATCGAGTCGGGGCATGCGCGGGGTGGGCGTACGGATGCGGCGGGTACGACGGTGTCGCCGATTTTCGGTCCGGCGTTGGATGGGAGTTTGCCGGGGAACGAGGTGATCCGGGCTGGGGACGGTGGGTTTGTGCGGGCGGTGGGTCCGATGCAGTTCTTGCCGGGGACGTGGGGGTTGTATGGGGCGGATGGGAATGGGGACGGGGTGTCGGATCCGCATAATGTGTTCGATGCGGCGTTGGCGGCGGGGAAGTATTTGTGTTCGGGGGGTATGGATCTGCGGGATGGGTCGCAGGAGTTGCGGGCGGTGTTGCGGTACAACAACTCGATGGCGTACGCGGCGAATGTGTTGAGTTGGTCGGCGGCGTATCGGACGGGGGGTTCGCCGCAGCAGGTGCGGATTTCGCCGGATGTGGTGGCGCCGGGGACGTTGCCTTCGGTGGGGCCGGGGTCGGAGATGGCGGCGGTGACGACGACGGCGCCGCGGGTGGGTGAGTCGCCGCGGGCGGTGGTTCCGGTTCCGCGGCCGCCGGTGCCGATGCAGGTGATGATCACGATTCCGGGTTTGCCGCCGATTCCGTGTGGGATCTTCTGCCCGCCCGCGCCGCCGGTGAATCCGTGCGCGGCGCAACCGATACCCGCACCCATGCCGTTCCCGGACCTACCGGGCACCGCCCGCGTCCCGCTCGCACCGGGGCAACCCTACGGCGGCGTACCGGCCGCTCCCCGCGACCCCGGCGATCCGGCCGGGATGGGCAGGCCCGCCGATGCCGGGATCCCCGGCCAGCCGGGCGCCCCGGACCAGCAGGCCGCCGGATGCGCACAGCCCGAGACCACGCTGGCCACCGCCGAACCCACGCCCGCACCCGGAGGCCTGCCCGCTCCGGACGACGCACACCGCGGCGATCCCGAACCTGCCGTCACCACGCCGCCCGCTGCGGAACCCGAACCGGAACCGGCGCCCGAGGCCGCCCCTGTTCCCCCGCCGCCACCGGGGATCACTCTCCCCTTCGGAATCGTCATCCCCCTTCCCGTACCACCCGCTGCACCCCAGCAGTGA
- a CDS encoding CBS domain-containing protein — protein sequence MAATRVYVARLAGLAVLGPDGESIGRIRDVVVAVRSDRRQPRVHGLVVELLTRRRIFVPILRVTAIEPGVVTLNTGTVSLRRFTQRPGEMLALAQIVDSMVRVEDPDLPDLAGVDVHVTDLGIEQTRSRDWLVTRVAVRGHRRLGRRRTVHVVDWTVVSGLTPNEIDRPGQDVTQLLEQFEGMRAADVAQQLRELPEKRRIEVAVALDDERLADVVQELPDDEQVELLSHLEVRRAADVLEAMDPDDAADLLGELPEGEAESLLALMDPQESEPVRRLLEHSPYSAGGLMTPKPVILTPSTTVAEALARVRNPDLTPALASMVFVVRPPTATPTGRYLGSVHIQQLLREPPAHLVGGILDTDLSPLRPGLPLAAVTRYFATYNLVCGPVVDEENHLLGAVSVDDVLDHLLPEDWRDQAETDERGSA from the coding sequence ATGGCAGCTACCAGGGTGTACGTCGCCAGGCTGGCCGGGTTGGCGGTGCTGGGACCGGACGGCGAGTCTATCGGCCGGATACGTGACGTCGTCGTGGCCGTCCGCTCCGATCGCCGGCAGCCCCGCGTGCACGGCCTGGTCGTCGAATTGCTCACCCGGCGGCGTATTTTCGTGCCGATCCTGCGGGTCACGGCGATCGAACCCGGGGTGGTCACGCTGAACACCGGGACGGTCAGCCTGCGACGTTTCACCCAGCGACCGGGCGAGATGCTCGCTCTGGCGCAGATCGTCGACTCGATGGTGCGGGTCGAGGACCCCGACCTGCCGGATCTGGCGGGCGTGGACGTCCATGTGACCGATCTGGGCATCGAACAGACCCGGTCCCGGGATTGGCTGGTCACCCGGGTCGCGGTGCGCGGGCACCGCAGGCTCGGCCGCAGGCGCACGGTGCACGTCGTGGACTGGACCGTCGTGTCCGGCCTGACGCCCAACGAGATCGACCGGCCGGGGCAGGACGTCACCCAGCTGCTGGAACAGTTCGAGGGCATGCGCGCGGCCGACGTGGCGCAACAACTGCGCGAGCTGCCGGAGAAGCGGCGGATCGAGGTGGCCGTCGCGCTGGACGACGAGCGCCTGGCCGACGTGGTGCAGGAACTCCCCGACGACGAGCAGGTCGAACTGCTCAGCCACTTGGAGGTGCGCAGGGCCGCCGACGTGTTGGAGGCGATGGACCCCGACGACGCCGCCGACCTGCTGGGCGAGTTGCCCGAGGGCGAGGCCGAATCGCTGCTCGCCTTGATGGACCCGCAGGAGTCCGAACCGGTGCGCAGGTTGCTCGAGCACTCTCCTTACAGTGCGGGCGGCCTGATGACCCCGAAGCCGGTGATCTTGACACCGTCCACCACGGTGGCCGAGGCGCTGGCGCGGGTGCGCAACCCGGACCTGACCCCCGCGCTGGCCTCCATGGTGTTCGTGGTCCGTCCGCCCACCGCGACGCCCACCGGGCGCTATCTGGGTTCGGTGCACATCCAGCAATTACTGCGCGAACCACCGGCCCACCTGGTGGGCGGCATCCTCGACACCGACCTGTCGCCGCTGCGCCCCGGACTTCCGCTGGCCGCGGTGACCCGGTACTTCGCGACCTACAACCTGGTCTGCGGACCGGTGGTGGACGAGGAGAACCACCTGCTCGGCGCGGTCAGCGTCGACGACGTCCTCGACCACCTGCTGCCCGAGGACTGGCGCGACCAGGCAGAGACCGACGAGAGGGGCTCGGCATGA
- a CDS encoding suppressor of fused domain protein translates to MEVLEKVRTEVLGHFGVDAASVDAAAVTFLGLEPIEILRIVDGDLVHYVTLGGSRHPMGDPTAVHADPVRGPRAELILTLRSGVGASSGLAKSLGVLAAAPVVEGVVLQADALMDLGEPMWRDAPFTAVLLGDSDIPAVALPEPAEPVRYFAVTPVTATEAAWVRVRGAQALREAWQEAGIDVRDPRRGAASL, encoded by the coding sequence ATGGAAGTGCTGGAGAAGGTCCGCACCGAGGTGCTGGGCCATTTCGGCGTGGACGCCGCGAGTGTCGACGCCGCGGCGGTCACTTTCCTGGGCTTGGAGCCGATCGAGATCTTGCGCATCGTCGACGGCGACCTGGTGCATTACGTGACGCTGGGCGGCAGTAGGCATCCGATGGGCGATCCCACCGCCGTGCACGCCGATCCGGTGCGCGGCCCGCGCGCGGAACTGATCCTGACGCTGCGGTCGGGCGTCGGCGCCAGTTCTGGCCTGGCCAAGTCGCTCGGCGTGCTCGCCGCCGCGCCGGTCGTGGAAGGTGTTGTGCTGCAAGCGGACGCGTTGATGGACCTGGGCGAGCCGATGTGGCGCGACGCGCCGTTCACCGCGGTTCTGCTCGGCGACAGCGACATCCCGGCCGTGGCGCTGCCCGAACCGGCCGAGCCGGTGCGGTATTTCGCGGTGACGCCGGTGACCGCGACGGAGGCGGCATGGGTACGGGTCCGCGGCGCGCAGGCGTTGCGGGAGGCCTGGCAGGAGGCGGGAATCGACGTGCGCGACCCGAGACGCGGCGCCGCCAGCCTGTGA